GTGGCTTATTTTTGGTCGCTGTTATTAACGAAGAAATTGTTGGCACAATTGCCTATGATAAGATCACAGATACTGTTTTTATTTTAAAAAGAATGTTCGTGCGAAAAGATTTTCGTCAATTGGGCGTTGCTCAAAGATTGCTAGATACACTTTTAGAGAAAAAAGTAAGCATACCTTTATGCTCCTTTTTCTTGAGTACTAAAGAAGATTTAGCGCTTGCTGCTAAAAAGCTTTATCTAAAAAATGGATTCAAAATTATTGAACGTCAAGATTTACCGACTCAATTTCCATTTTTCTATGAAGACGATTTATTCATGGTAAAGAATTTTGATTCATGAGCCTTACAAACATAAGTTTTGTAAGACTCAAAAACACTACAAGTTGAAAACCAGCGCCCCCTCCTACGCCCCGCGGCCATATTATTACCCATAAGTATGTACGCAACCTCGGAAATTAAAAAAACGGCCGAATTAACGCACAACCTATTGAATTAAAAGGAAAAATAAAGGACCCCGTCGTTGCGAACCCCCGCAGGGGGTGTGGCAATCTAGTTCTAAAATCAACATTTATAGCTTTAGTAGAGTTATTTTCTGGATCAACTATGTTGTGAAGTTTTTTAAGGAGGGGCTCATTGCCGCCCCCAAGCTGCGTTGCAGCTTTCCCCGCTAGGATATTTACAGCAAAAAAAATGAATAAATAGTGTTTTTGAATGATTTTTGAGTATTTTTCGT
Above is a window of Alphaproteobacteria bacterium DNA encoding:
- a CDS encoding GNAT family N-acetyltransferase; the protein is MKNNILIREAKNIDSKAIISLIFDIWTQECGFKVHQKDFPDLHQIEDFYQLKGGLFLVAVINEEIVGTIAYDKITDTVFILKRMFVRKDFRQLGVAQRLLDTLLEKKVSIPLCSFFLSTKEDLALAAKKLYLKNGFKIIERQDLPTQFPFFYEDDLFMVKNFDS